One Brassica oleracea var. oleracea cultivar TO1000 chromosome C7, BOL, whole genome shotgun sequence genomic window carries:
- the LOC106301278 gene encoding proteasome subunit alpha type-6-B: MSRGSGGGYDRHITIFSPEGRLFQVEYAFKAVKAAGITSIGVRGKDSVCVVTQKKVPDKLLDQSSVSHLFPVTKYLGLLATGMTADSRSLVTQARNEAAEFRFQYGYEMPADILAKWIADKSQVYTQHAYMRPLGVVAMVLGMDEERGPLLYKCDPAGHFYGHKATSAGMKEQEAINFLEKKMKENPAFTYDETVQTAISALQSVLQEDFKATEIEVGVVRADNPIFRSLETEEIEEHLTAISERD; encoded by the exons ATGAGCAGAGGAAGCGGCGGAGGATACGATCGCCACATCACAATATTCTCTCCGGAAGGTCGTCTCTTCCAAGTAGAATATGCATTCAAAGCCGTGAAAGCAGCTGGAATCACATCCATCGGTGTTCGAGGAAAAGATTCAGTATGCGTCGTTACCCAGAAGAAAGTTCCC GACAAGCTTCTAGATCAGTCAAGCGTATCTCACCTTTTCCCTGTCACCAAGTACCTTGGCTTGTTAGCCACTGGCATGACAG CTGATTCAAGGTCTTTGGTCACGCAAGCAAGGAATGAGGCAGCTGAGTTTAGGTTCCAATACGGATACGAGATGCCTGCCGACATCCTTGCTAAATG GATTGCAGATAAGTCACAGGTCTATACTCAACATGCTTACATGAGACCTCTTGGTGTAG TTGCCATGGTGCTGGGTATGGACGAAGAGAGAGGACCCCTGCTTTACAAGTGTGACCCAGCTGGTCACTTTTACGGTCACAAG GCAACTAGTGCAGGTATGAAAGAGCAAGAAGCAATCAATTTCCTGGAGAAGAAAATGAAAGAAAACCCTGCCTTCACTTATGACGAAACAGTGCAG ACTGCCATATCCGCTCTGCAATCTGTTCTTCAAGAAGACTTCAAGGCAACTGAGATTGAG GTTGGAGTTGTGAGAGCTGATAACCCCATCTTCCGTTCCCTTGAAACAGAGGAGATCGAGGAGCATTTGACTGCCATAAGCGAACGCGACTGA
- the LOC106301279 gene encoding protein LURP-one-related 6, producing MKAVVSKLHFSSTEEVMVVRRRPHVVNGGGFVVTDCREKTIFKIDGCGVLGTRGELVLRDGDGTDLLLIHKKGGMVQALSIHNKWRGYSYDYQGSPKPVFTLRDPKQFCFSITGSIRISVQPGNCYFDVRGSFPDRDCSIVDSTGSVIAQVKEWSGSKDIYSVVTKANVDKAFVFGVIAVLDYIYGESTSC from the exons ATGAAAGCTGTGGTGAGTAAATTGCATTTTTCTTCGACGGAGGAGGTGATGGTGGTGAGACGAAGGCCACACGTGGTTAACGGCGGTGGCTTCGTAGTCACAGATTGTAGAGAGAAGACTATTTTCAAGATTGACGGTTGTGGAGTTCTTGGCACCAGAGGAGAGTTAGTTCTTAGAGATGGTGATGGTACTGATTTGCTTCTCATCCATAAAAAG GGAGGAATGGTGCAGGCTCTAAGCATTCATAACAAGTGGAGAGGCTATAGTTACGACTATCAAGGAAGCCCTAAACCGGTTTTCACATTGAGAGATCCTAAGCAATTTTGTTTCTCCATAACCGGTTCCATCCGCATCTCGGTCCAACCGGGGAACTGCTACTTTGATGTGAGAGGGTCTTTCCCGGATAGGGATTGTAGCATCGTGGATTCAACTGGAAGTGTGATCGCTCAGGTAAAAGAATGGAGTGGGAGCAAAGATATATACTCGGTGGTGACAAAAGCTAATGTTGATAAAGCTTTCGTTTTCGGAGTAATCGCGGTTCTTGACTATATCTATGGTGAATCTACAAGTTGTTGA
- the LOC106302540 gene encoding uncharacterized protein LOC106302540 — protein sequence MYKIGRVPLGPGAAAVIVNVVTKADAYVWRPTTTIFSLGQAMGSKIAWPADKVILDNDQGTTPESHTSVSSASPDKILIIDWTSDDVIAEGGLFSTDPKQLVNNIPLGPNAAIVKIEKVLKKNAYLWRPSPEMSTIADALHQSIAWPIQKIDIINQSPKRVSPLSSSPQSVSNSLDTAKSSPEKKCILLDCFNSGKTIAEGRVVFTNPEDRVHFVPLGENASKVFVLVAKIGDAKVWRPNAEVEFISDALGTTVAWPNDKVIFV from the exons ATGTACAAAATTGGGCGTGTTCCTCTTGGACCTGGAGCAGCTGCTGTTATTGTCAATGTTGTAACAAAAGCTGATGCTTATGTCTGGAGGCCAACCACAACTATATTTTCACTTGGACAAGCAATGGGTAGCAAAATCGCATGGCCAGCAGACAAAGTAATACTGGATAACGACCAAGGCACCACACCTGAAAGTCACACAAGTGTTTCATCG GCATCACCGGATAAAATACTCATCATTGACTGGACTTCTGATGATGTGATTGCTGAGGGTGGTTTGTTTTCAACTGATCCCAAGCAACTGGTCAACAACATTCCCCTTGGACCCAATGCTGCAATTGTCAAAATTGAAAAGGTGCTTAAGAAGAATGCTTATTTGTGGAGACCTAGTCCCGAGATGTCAACCATTGCTGATGCACTTCATCAAAGTATCGCTTGGCCAATTCAGAAGATAGATATCATTAACCAGTCTCCAAAAAGAGTTTCGCCATTATCATCTTCACCTCAG AGTGTCAGTAACAGCTTGGACACTGCTAAATCAAGTCCAGAGAAGAAGTGCATCTTGTTAGATTGCTTTAACTCGGGAAAGACTATCGCTGAGGGCCGTGTTGTTTTCACAAATCCAGAGGATAGAGTCCACTTTGTCCCATTAGGTGAAAATGCTTCCAAGGTCTTCGTTCTAGTGGCAAAGATTGGAGATGCAAAAGTTTGGAGACCAAATGCAGAAGTTGAATTCATATCCGATGCTTTAGGTACCACTGTGGCTTGGCCTAATGACAAAGTTATATTTGTCTGA